In Patescibacteria group bacterium, the following are encoded in one genomic region:
- a CDS encoding glycosyltransferase family 2 protein produces the protein MPMLDPSFKAPLVALKQYPVNLFIPKSLPGSVGASSAASVFVSAVIPTYKPPQELKALVRTLLSHPCVRQVVVVDDATPPGEEDFFASLSHIAAVLGRSADFTLLHLKTNSKRAGAVNRGLAALRYPPGPPHDILVLDDDVMLAVNAISSLIQALHASEYLGAVCTQARVCNRHENIFTRLQGLEYVGFNVARVADRGFLLGPLIMHGLASLIRSTVLINEVKGYDQSQLLEDYDLTVRMKSRGYHVALADAAIAGTVVPSTFGQLWRQRVRWQYGGLRVVESHWRKMLAVLPDVLSHMLTLALLSAILVSLVWHQSGNGESTLITVIRTTSIGMSVVFYITQLVITLLLDKGKDWLDVAMRTLLIPELLYSMVLSFVLFGSYIFFIYMIFRGRLGAVVTGRAVHKIFGYFDSWFRLFGYTTTWGTK, from the coding sequence ATGCCCATGCTCGATCCGTCATTTAAGGCGCCTTTAGTGGCATTGAAGCAGTACCCGGTGAATCTTTTTATCCCTAAGTCATTGCCGGGTTCTGTAGGTGCGTCTTCGGCCGCTTCTGTATTCGTGAGCGCGGTGATCCCCACCTATAAACCACCGCAGGAATTAAAGGCGCTTGTGCGCACGCTCCTTTCTCACCCTTGCGTGCGGCAGGTGGTGGTAGTTGATGATGCAACACCTCCTGGCGAGGAAGATTTTTTTGCGAGCCTCTCACACATCGCGGCAGTGCTCGGCCGCAGCGCAGATTTCACTCTTCTTCATCTTAAGACTAATAGTAAGAGGGCAGGCGCGGTGAATCGCGGGCTTGCCGCTCTTCGGTATCCTCCAGGACCACCGCATGACATTTTAGTGCTCGATGATGATGTCATGTTAGCGGTTAATGCGATTTCTTCGCTCATACAGGCGCTCCATGCTTCTGAATATTTGGGCGCGGTGTGCACCCAGGCGCGCGTGTGCAATCGGCATGAGAATATTTTCACCCGCCTTCAAGGGTTAGAGTACGTAGGATTCAATGTCGCACGCGTTGCTGATCGAGGATTCCTCTTGGGGCCTCTGATAATGCACGGGCTTGCCTCTCTTATAAGAAGCACGGTTTTAATTAATGAAGTGAAAGGGTATGATCAATCACAGCTCTTGGAAGATTATGATCTGACGGTGAGGATGAAATCGCGCGGGTATCATGTGGCGCTTGCGGATGCTGCAATTGCAGGGACGGTGGTTCCTTCTACCTTTGGCCAATTATGGCGCCAGCGCGTCCGTTGGCAGTACGGGGGATTGAGGGTCGTAGAGAGCCATTGGCGGAAAATGCTCGCGGTTTTGCCTGATGTGCTTTCCCATATGCTTACCTTAGCGCTCTTGAGTGCGATTTTGGTGTCGCTCGTGTGGCATCAGAGCGGCAATGGCGAATCGACACTCATTACCGTCATACGGACAACTTCGATCGGTATGAGTGTGGTTTTTTATATTACCCAGCTCGTTATTACATTATTGCTGGATAAAGGGAAGGATTGGCTTGATGTGGCGATGCGCACATTACTGATTCCAGAGTTGTTGTATTCGATGGTGCTCTCGTTCGTATTGTTTGGTAGTTATATATTTTTTATCTATATGATATTCCGCGGACGCCTTGGCGCTGTAGTAACCGGAAGGGCAGTACACAAGATCTTTGGCTATTTTGATTCGTGGTTCCGTTTATTCGGATATACCACGACGTGGGGGACGAAGTGA
- a CDS encoding metallophosphoesterase, which translates to MIIGILSDTHDQTARIQKAVALFVERKVGLVIHCGDIVSPFTLQLYKDLRCPVKFLFGNNTGDIFLHLQYKEKHGLSEYEFGNFFSLTLEGKRIAAYHGDQPAITEALIKCGEYDCVCAGHDHRARIERHGSVLFINSGTLAELPGSAMTPPSVAIYNTHTHEAEISLI; encoded by the coding sequence ATGATCATCGGCATTCTTTCGGACACCCATGACCAAACCGCGCGCATCCAGAAGGCGGTCGCGCTTTTCGTTGAGCGCAAGGTCGGTCTCGTCATCCATTGCGGCGATATCGTATCGCCATTCACCTTGCAGCTCTATAAGGATCTGCGCTGTCCTGTAAAGTTTCTTTTTGGCAATAACACGGGTGACATTTTTCTCCATCTGCAGTACAAAGAGAAGCACGGACTCAGCGAATATGAATTCGGGAACTTTTTCTCGCTTACGCTTGAGGGGAAACGGATTGCCGCATATCATGGCGACCAGCCGGCAATCACCGAAGCGCTTATCAAGTGCGGGGAGTATGATTGCGTGTGCGCGGGACATGATCACCGCGCAAGAATCGAACGGCATGGTAGCGTTCTGTTTATTAATTCGGGGACGCTTGCGGAATTGCCAGGCAGCGCCATGACACCGCCAAGCGTTGCCATCTATAATACCCATACCCACGAGGCGGAAATATCATTAATTTGA
- a CDS encoding methyltransferase domain-containing protein: MGYLLFLKNSLKNFNQIGAFVPSSQFLARTMLEGVHLPRAKCVVEFGGGTGAITTHILKLLPPHATLIVFELNKELAAHLKHTITDPRVFVVCDRAERIGRYLKKYGFKKADYIISSLPLAHFHRAALEGLLSEIITHLHRKGVYIQYQYSLRSFRQVKKVFGKVVLKFELYNFPPAFVYVCRM, from the coding sequence ATGGGATATCTTCTTTTTTTAAAAAATAGCCTGAAAAATTTTAATCAAATAGGGGCGTTTGTGCCGAGTTCGCAGTTTCTTGCGCGCACCATGCTCGAAGGAGTGCATTTGCCGCGCGCAAAGTGCGTGGTGGAATTTGGCGGCGGTACGGGAGCGATCACCACGCATATTCTTAAACTGCTACCTCCTCATGCCACGCTCATTGTCTTTGAACTAAATAAAGAATTAGCAGCACACCTGAAACACACGATCACTGATCCCCGTGTCTTTGTGGTGTGCGATCGCGCAGAACGCATCGGGCGCTATTTAAAGAAATACGGATTCAAGAAAGCAGATTACATCATTTCAAGTCTGCCTCTTGCGCATTTCCACCGCGCCGCGCTCGAGGGTTTATTATCCGAAATAATTACACACTTACATCGCAAGGGCGTTTATATACAATATCAATACTCCCTGCGCAGTTTTAGGCAGGTGAAAAAGGTATTTGGCAAGGTAGTGTTAAAATTTGAATTGTACAATTTCCCGCCCGCGTTCGTGTACGTGTGCCGTATGTGA